From the genome of Pseudochaenichthys georgianus unplaced genomic scaffold, fPseGeo1.2 scaffold_1273_arrow_ctg1, whole genome shotgun sequence:
GCAGAGAACCACCGTAAATTCAACCCACACGAGTCCAGTACTTTCAAATGGGGAAGCAAGTCTCTGTCCATCCAGTACGGCACCGGCAGCATGACTGGATATCTGGCCAGTGACACTGTGGAGGTGACCGACTGCCCTGGAGGCATGGCTCAGTGGTCTGTTGAACTGTGACTGACAGCTGTCTTGTGTTTCCAGGTGGGCGGCATCTCTGTGACCAACCAGGTGTTTGGACTCAGCCAGACGGAGGCTGCCTTCTTGGCTCACATGGCGGCTGATGGCATCCTGGGATTGGCCTTCCAGACCATCGCTTCTGACGACGTCTTGCCCGTCTTTGACATGATGGTCCAGGAGCGGCTTGTGTCTCAGCCCCTGTTCTCCGTCTACCTGAGCAGGTGTTGAAACACGGGGGACATCTGATAGTTGGCAGTTCATGTGACATTGAATTCATGTATTGACATTTGTTTGTTTCCCCCTCTGATAGCAACAGTGCACATGGCAGTGAGGTGGTCTTCGGTGGTATTGACAGCAGCCACTACACTGGACAAATCACCTGGATCCCTCTGTCCTCTGCCACCTACTGGCAGATCAACATGGACAGGTACAAAGGGAACACAAACAAAATACTAACCACAAGCGTAAGCTGCAAAAAGCCTTCAGTTTGATCGCCTGCTGGTCTTCCTCCGCAGCGTTACCATCAACGGACAGCCTGTCGCCTGCTCCGGTGGCTGCCAGGCCATCATCGACACTGGTACCTCCCTGATCGTTGGCCCAGACAGCGACATCAGCAACTTGAATTCCCGGGTTGGAGCCTCAACCAATCAGTACGGAGAGGTGAGTCACACCATCAGACCGGAACATCTGAAGCATTTCCCATCTTCTGATCCCGGAGTAAACAGACATGCTAAAGGTGGCCTGCAAGAAGAAGGTCCCACATAACGCTGAGTATCGAAACTCTCCAATA
Proteins encoded in this window:
- the LOC117440840 gene encoding pepsin A-like isoform X2 — its product is MLPQLSYYGVISVGTPPQSFSVIFDTGSSNLWIPSVFCSSQACQNHRKFNPHESSTFKWGSKSLSIQYGTGSMTGYLASDTVEVGGISVTNQVFGLSQTEAAFLAHMAADGILGLAFQTIASDDVLPVFDMMVQERLVSQPLFSVYLSSNSAHGSEVVFGGIDSSHYTGQITWIPLSSATYWQINMDSVTINGQPVACSGGCQAIIDTGTSLIVGPDSDISNLNSRVGASTNQYGEATVNCQDINSMPEVTFTLSGHAFTIPASAYVSQSSYGCSTGCSTGFGPGGQPLWILGDVFIRQYYAIFDSSTQTIGLAKSA
- the LOC117440840 gene encoding pepsin A-like isoform X1; translated protein: MMKWLLVLSALVAFAQCFHRIPLIKGKTAREALQEKGIWEEYRREHPYNPMAKFYQSGTESMTNDADLSYYGVISVGTPPQSFSVIFDTGSSNLWIPSVFCSSQACQNHRKFNPHESSTFKWGSKSLSIQYGTGSMTGYLASDTVEVGGISVTNQVFGLSQTEAAFLAHMAADGILGLAFQTIASDDVLPVFDMMVQERLVSQPLFSVYLSSNSAHGSEVVFGGIDSSHYTGQITWIPLSSATYWQINMDSVTINGQPVACSGGCQAIIDTGTSLIVGPDSDISNLNSRVGASTNQYGEATVNCQDINSMPEVTFTLSGHAFTIPASAYVSQSSYGCSTGCSTGFGPGGQPLWILGDVFIRQYYAIFDSSTQTIGLAKSA